The DNA segment agttccatgtcctttttatgttgaggacaccagaactgcacacaatactccaagtgaggtctcaggagagcagagtagaggggcaggatcacctcctttgacctgctggtcacgttccttttgatgcagcccaggatacggttggctttctgggctgtgagcacacactgaagccggctcatgttcattttctcatcagccaacaccctcaagtcctcctctgcagggctgctctgaattttctttttgcccaacctgtagctgtgcctgggattgctctgacccaggtgtaggaccttgcacttggcatggttaaacttcatgaggttggcatcagcccacctcacacacgtgtcaaggtccctctggatggcattccttccctctagcatatcaacggaaccacacagcttggtgtcatcggcaaacttgctgagggtgcactcaattccattgtccatgtcagcgacaaagatgttaaacaagacccGTCCCAACAtggatccctgagggacaccactcgttactggtctccagctggacattgaaccgttgaccacaactctttgcgtgcagccatccagcctgTTCTTTTTCTactgagtgctccacctatcaaattgatgacactcccatttagagacaaggatgtcatgtgggacagtgtcgaatgctttgcacaagtcccagatagatgatgtcaactgctccacccctgtccatcacttttgtagctccgtcatagaaggccaccaaattggtcaggcaggatttccccctagtgaagccatgctggctgtcaccaagcaccttgttgtttttcatgtgccccagcatgccttccaggagaatctgctcccagattttgccagacacagaggtgagactgactggtctgtaattccccgggtcatccattttccccttcttgaaaatggggtttatatttccctttttccagtcatcaggaacttcacctgactgccatgatttttcaaatatgatggccagtggctttgcaacttcatttgtcagctcctccaggacccgcagatggatttcatcaggtcccatggacttgtgtacattcaggttctttaATGTATAACATAGCATATTTAATTCTGCTCAGTCTGATTGCAAGAGAAGCTCTTGTGCTTGTGAAACAAATCAAATTGGAGTAAAGCTTATTTTCAATTTAGATTAGACTGCAAGATTAAgtatttttcttgcattaaGTGTACCAGAGAAAGGATCTAATAGAATAAAGATGGGTATTCTGACTTTAGATGAAGTTGCCTTCAAGAAGTCTTTGTTCCACCTATTTTAAGGCCTCCTCTGTTGAACCTAGGAATGCTCAAGCTTCTGGGTGGCTGAGGAAACTAAAACACTTGCCATGTTGtactctctttttctctgcttgctgtAGGTACAGTAGTGGTAGAGCTGGGTAGTAGTTGCTTAATTTTGGAAGACTAGCAGAGTACCCCATGTACAGTAAATGTAAGTATAGCctaatttattaaattttaagGTAAAAATATGTTTACAGATGTTTTCCTAGAAATTATTGGGCTGCTTCTTAAACAGCACGAAGACTTTGCTCTTACCATTCTACATCTTAAGTTCAGTGGGCCTGGCTTGAGAGTACTATTACCATTCCACATCTTGCATTCAGCACGACTGGCTTGAGAGTAAGAGTGCTTAAGGCAGGCAAGGCCTCCAGTTAATCCCGACACTGACGGCTGAGATTGTCTGTAGATGTAATTACGGCCTTTGGTTGTTTGAAAGGTTGATATGGAAAATGTGTAACAATGCTAATGGTCTTGAACATCCTGTGCTGAGGAATATGCTAGTTACTGTAACGTATGGGAATGTCTTTGTGTTTATTCTAAATACCAAAGGATAATCTCTTACACATGTTTCAATTATCACCTGTGACCTTCAGAAGGAACTGAAAAAGAAGCTTTCTCTAATCTTGTTTATGTGTTGTTCTACATTCAGTGGAATACAGAGCAAAAAATACAATCCCCATCAAAAAGATCCTACCACTGAATCTGCATGTGCATACAAGTGGTCAAGGTGCATATTCTGAAAGACCATATATCAAAGTAGTACTGGAATTGAGTAGTCTGTTATTTGTCAACAGGAATCTTAAAAAAGGGAGAGGCAGTCATCTAACACATCTGTTAAGAGTATGTGTGAAgttaccattcttcatgaagtCAGACCTGCCCCTGAACTCTTGCAGTAtgtggctttttgttgtttaggGGACATGTGAAAAAGGAAATGGTAATATGCTTATAGAACGGGAAGTTTTAGCCAGGAAAGATGTGTTCTGGGTGATGAATATGTGGGGAAGTAAAGCttgttacttttttcctttgggaataTTCATTAGTGTTTATTTGAAAGTGGAGATTCAGGCTGTGCATGAGAGACCATAAGCAATTATTAGAAATCCCATAGGAAACTCTCAAAATGGTCCATTGAGTAAAATTGATTGCCTGTCTAGTTTATTattgaatttcattttgcatCCTAaattttgggaagaaaaagggataCATTTAAACTAGCTAGAAGCTAAGTTGGTACTGGAGTTTAGGAATCACTTTTGGTAGGAAGTTGTTAAAACAGACATATTTACTTAGGATGTCAGCATTTCTTATCTCAATTGAGAAGCATGTCATGCTGCTGGAATAACACCACTGGAATACTTGTCAAGGTATGCTTTAGCTGTGTAAGTctaatttgatttatttaatgtGTCAGAAACACCAGCTGAATACTTAAtcaacaaaaccagcacagccttaaaaataaaccaaagctTCTTGTCAGGTATTGGTTTTCTGCAGCCCATCATTCTTTGGGGAGGAGAAGCGATGCACTTCCCTTGCTTCAGAGCCATACCTAACTGAATGTGCCTAAAATTACAGAAGCAGTGACCAAATGACAGAGTAATGTGATGTTAAGTAACCTTTTGACACCTGAGGACAGTGAGGTGCAGTGTCTGATGCTTATAGataatgtttttcaaaatgGTAGCCTTTCATTCGTATTCTGGATAGGTTTCTATTGATCAGATTCATCAGTCTCGAACCAACTAAGAATTGCTTAGATATTAGTGGTCTGTATTACCTTAATTTTCTGGCCTGCATCCCAATACTGTTCTGGGTTAACTCTCCTGAAGTCATCATTTAGCCTGGGGCTGTAATGTCTGTCTCTCATTTTCTAAGTAAGATTGCCTATTGAATTAGGCCactttgaaaagcttttatgGCTTTGATATGGGTTGAAAGCTGCTGCAGATGAGTTTTCTCATACCCATTACAGTTGAGCATTATTTCATTTGATTAGTCACCCTTGGCATACAGATAGGATTTGAAAGTAAACTGTCTTTAGCAAATTTATCATtaataattcacatttttattacacTTGCATGTACTGTGGATGTCTCTGATATTTCATATACATAGAATTGTAATGAATACACATGCTTCATTGGAAGGTTTCAAAAAGGAGTCATTCATTAACAAGACCAGAGTTCAGGTATTCAAACACTTAATACTGTGATACTTTCTACTAGAAAGTATCTAAAACTGCAGCAAGAATGTAGCTGGACTTTTCTGATGGGAGGTAACAACTTCCTAGTTCAAGTCAGGAAGAtgagaaagaaagcatttgaTAGAAACAGACCTTACACTCTCTAAAAGCTCTCAGTCTCTGTAAAAACAAGCCACTTCTTTGTCTGAGCATTATGGCATTGCTTGAAGAAGGTGTAATGGGTTGTACATGCTCTCAAGTATACAAATAGGCCTTTAATAGAATTGGctgaagttctgttttctgttttccttctgtgagtTTTAGAGAAAATACTTTATCAAGCAGTGTTAACTGCTTTCTTGTACTCGGAATTCTGTACCTCATAAGATTCTTTTGCTTAGACCCCAGAATAAGCCTGTTACCAGGAGAGTGATGTTCTTTGTGTAAAAGTGGATATGTGCATTACTGTTACCTGTAACTTTCTCTAATATGCACTTAGTTACAGTAAATATATTCTTACAATGTTACCTGCCGCGGAATGGACACAGAGgtcaatatgatcagacaaaaagccatttattgcaaagcattaactccttgtatactattgcttacacacacctacagcaatttggcatatcatgattggatacttgtcttgaagacccttagtgactaacatataattggttaagccataggtgtgagaacttgacctcaagcttgccaacagtccacagttctcatcactcagtgaattccagcttcttcttatcttgcttgcttaagcttcctcaggcctctcatggccttgctgtctctttcagagttattcagagttcatgtaccaaatatccattctcctgtgagaactcTGTCTCCATAGTTACTATCTTCCCAAATCCCTGCTGAGGTTTACTTGTTTGTCAGGAAAAGAATTGTTCCCATCCTCATGCTAGTTACACCTTTTACACTCATTTAAACTCTCAGCCACTTCAGTGATCATTTTGACttctcaaatacattttttctttgctaaaaataatgttctttATACCTTTTGGTCTCTGAATCATTCAACATACTTGTCTCTCAGCCTGTTCTTGGTAATTCAAGGGGGTCTcaaatcttttcattttcataacaAAGTTGTAGTGAGAGGAGTTGACTGGGTTTAATTCTAGGCTGGAAAtttaagaaatgcttttgatttttctgtctgtattcAAATCAAGCATGCTTGGTTTCAGTCAAGACATGATCCAGACACTGTTTGCAGAATGAATGCCTTAGTTTAGGTGTGTTTAGTAAGTTATTGTGCTTTTGCACCTATGAATTTATATTCAAACGCCAAAGAATTACACTGAAAGAACTCGTTTTAAGGTAATTATAGATTTCACAAGTTGAGCTGAAGTGacttaagaaattatttcttagcTATGGTTAGAGCGTCTCAGTTGTAGGGTTAGTAACTTCATGTAAGTGCAAAAACTGTTGCTCTGAAATAGCTTTTAGTGCTTAGAAATGGGACAATGGCAAGGGCCAATACTtcaggaaaagcagttttcagatgGTGAGCAAGTGATTGATTTGATGGGATAGAGCTTAAATTATACTACCTAGCTCTTGCGGATCtagttagattttttttttttgctcatcgAATGTTGTGTCtttaaaacactgctgtggGAAGGAGTAATGAACCATTGTTTTAATAAGTTATTGGAGTCCATATATTTAATGATCTGATGacaatttcttttctctctagAAGTACACTGTAACCATCCTGTCCTTCAGTGCTTTCCCTTGAGTGGGCCTGGTAAGTTTCTACATTCTATTTAAAGTAGCCTTGTCAATACAAGAAGGATTAACttattttcagccattcttcTCCCTTTGAATGTGGAGTAAGAATAGGGCTCTGCCGTAGTTCAGCTGTTGTCTTTTTATAAGAGCTCCCCAGTTCTGTTTGGAATTGAAATGTCCAGTATCTTTCTATCATTAACAAGAGCGAGCCAActtgtgcccaggtggccaaaAAAGCCAGTAGCAGCCTGGCTTGTACCAGAAATAGTATGGTCAGCAGAACCAGGGAAGTGATTGTCCCCTTGTACTAGCaactggtgaggccacacctgcaatcctgtgtccagttctgaGCCCCTCATTACAAGAAAGACATCAAGGTGCTGGAGTGTGtccagcaaagctggtgaagggtctagagaaCAAGTGTTGTGAGGAGGGGCTGGGCAGGCTGGggtttagcttggagaagaggaggtaGAGAGAGAACCTTACTGCTCTCTAAAACTACCcaaaaggaggttgtagcaaggtttaagtctcttctcccaggtaacaaagGATATgagaagaagaaatggcctcaaattgctccagggaaggtttagattagatattaggaaaaatttctcaCCAAAAAGGTTGTTGAGCATTGGAACATCCAGACCACCGAAGTGgcagtcaccatccctagaggtgtttaaaagatgtgtagatgtggcactcatggacatggtttagtggtgggcttggcagtgcagggttaacagttggactcaatcTTAAAGGTAATTtctaacctaaatgattctgtgattaagaTAAACACAGAACATTCCCATTCCTTTGTATCTGTACTGCTTAACAAAATTTCTAGGATGTTTTCTCCAAAGCTGTTAGTGTCTGTGGTATTGCCATTGACACTGGATGGTTTATGGATTTGTTTCAGGGCCTCTGTTTTTGAGAACCTTGGCTTTCTGCCAAACCTTGGTATATCAAAATTACAACTGAATTCTATTTCATGAAGTACTGCATGTTGCAAATTCTATTTTCAATAGTTActtggcaggaaaaaaaggattacTTCCCAGTTGAAACAGGACTTGCTGTAGACAGTTTGCTGGGTTTCATGTTGATGTGACTGTGCAAAGCTTTGACATCTCATTCTACATGGTCACGTCTTGAGTATGTTTCATTCCACTTTGTGTAGCTGTAGCAGTACAGAGCCTTGCTACATCCTGATGTCTGCAACAAGGCAGCAGTTctaatgaaagctgaaatgtttGCCCTTTATTTAGGTGAAGCAATTAAAAGTGAAGTATATTGAATGTTTTCTCCATCCAGAATGAAGACAAATGTAAAGATGGCATGTCCAAGGAATTTTAAAAGGTGTAGACCTCCTGACTGAGCAGTGCTGAGTATTTATTCTCTTTAATTAGTAAAGTAAGTATGAATAAAACCTATGCTGCTGGGGGTTAGGTGggtaatttatttatatatatatatgtcaatATTGGAGAATAACAGGTTGGGTTAGCTTCACTTTCATTTTGTCAGTATGCTTAATGCCCTTGATGAGAGAAGATGGGAATTATATGTAAGACTGTataaagcaaaactgtttttGTGGGAATTTTTGtgcattcttttttaattggGTAGCATGATTTAATCTAGTAGAAAATTCTAAATTACAAGAGCCATCATGTTAATatattgctttgatttttggGATTCTTCTTAAATAAGAAATAGCTTTTGCTATATGTTTAGGATGCCTCTGAAAGGCTGCTGATAATGTGCCAGACACTTACCCCTGCTTGTGTTTCTGAAGAGCACCCAAATGTTTGGTCAGAATACATTTTCTCCTGATCTGATGCTATGTTCACTCTTCATTTAAACTTTTGCATTCCAAGTaactttccttaaaataaataaggtAATGGCTAGAATTAGGTGCCATCAGTTCTTGGATCCTTTTGCTATGCTTTGGATGCTAGGGCAAATGTTACCCATTTCAAACTGGGGAAACAGGAATAAGCTTCAAGTGTTTAATGGTGACAAAATTTGGCTTTATCAATTCTCTAAGAatgtctcttctttcttttttttcctctaccaGCTGCTGTTCTCTCACAGGTGAAAGTCATGATCACGCTAACAGAACTCAAATACTTAGCAGATGCGCAGTCATCCTACCACATACTAAAACCATGGTGGGATGTCTTCTGGTATTACCTCACCATGATAATGCTGCTAGTTGCCGTACTCGCTGGGGCTCTCCAGCTTACTCAAACCAGAGTATTATGTTGTCTTCCTTGCAAGCTAGAATATGACAATCATTGTGCTGTGCCTTGGGATTTAGTTAAAGCCAACCTTAACATGTCAGCCAGCTCTACAACACAGATAATCATCCCACTTAAAATCCAGAACGATCTCCATCGGCAGCAGTATTCCTATATTGATGCAGTATGTTATGAGAGAGAGCTTCACTGGTTTGCCAAGTTTTTTCCATACCTAGTGCTTCTGCATACCTTTATTTTTGCAGCTTGCAGTAATTTCTGGCTTTACTACCCTAGTACAAGTTCCAGGCTTGAGCACTTTGTAGCCATTCTTCAGAAGTGTTTTGACTCTCCATGGACAACCCGTGCCCTCTCGGAAACAGTTGCCGAGCAGTCTGTGAGGAAGCTGCCAATAGCCAAGTCAAAAGCAGCGATTTCACCACCTGGGAGTTCAGTAGATATAGGGGCCAGCAGGCAGTCCCTGCCATATTCCCAACCTGGCTTGGAACCAACGGGAAGAGAAAATTCCTCAAGTGTTCTTGACAAAAAAGAAGGGGAACAAGCTAAAGCTATATTtgaaaaagtgaagaaattcaGAGTACATGTTGAAGAGAAGGATGTCATATATACAGTGTATATGAAACAGATTATAGTGAAAGTCATTGTATTTGTAATAATAGTAATTTATGTCCCCTACTATTTATCATTTATTACACTTGAAATTGATTGTGTAGTCAATGTTCAAGCCTTCACAGGCTACAAAAGGTACCAGTGTGTTTATTCACTAGCAgagatttttaaagttttggcttcattttatgttgttttaGTGATCTTCTATGGCTTAACTTGTACTTATAGTTTGTGGTGGATGTTGAGAAGTTCACTTAAGCAATACTCTTTtgaaaagctgagagagaaaAGTAATTACAGTGATATACCTGATGTAAAGAATGACTTTGCATTCATTCTCCACTTGGCAGATCAGTATGATCCTCTTTATTCCCAACGATTCTCAATATTCCTGTCTGATTTGagtgaaaacaaactgaagcaGATCAATCTTAACAATGAATGGTCagtggaaaaactgaaaaataaactagTAAGAAATTCCCAAGACAAGATTGAGCTCCACCTTTTCATGTTAAATGGCCTTCCAGACAGCGTCTTTGAACTGACAGAAATTGAAGTCCTAAGCCTGGAACTTATTCCTGAAGCCAAACTTCCTTCAGCTGTGACCCAGCTAGTCAATCTCAAAGAACTCAATGTCTATCATTCATCACTAACTATGGATTATCCAGCAGTCAGTTTTTTAGAAGAGAATCTGAAAACATTGCGCCTCAAATCTAGTGAGATGGGAAGAATTCCATTTTGGGTCTTTCATCTAAAAAACCTGCAAGAGTTGTGCTTAACAGGATATTTCATGCTAGATCATCACAGTTCCATATATAACGAAAGCTTTCAGGGGCTAAAAAATCTGAGATCCATTCACTTAAAAAGCAACCTTTCCCGTATACCTCAGGTGGTTACAGatcttctgccttctttacAGCACTTGTCTATCAACAATGAGGGGAACAAACTGATAGTGCTAAATAACCTGAAGAAGCTGCTCAACCTGAGAACCTTAGAACTGATCTGCTGTGACTTAGAGCGGATTCCCCATTCCATTTTTACCCTCAACAATCTGCATGAAAtagacttaaaagaaaataatctcagAACAGTGGAAGAAATAATTAGTTTTCAACACCTTAAGAACCTTTCTTGCTTAAAGTTGTGGCACAACAGTATTTCCTATGTGCCAGTGCAGATTGGTGCATTATCAAACCTGGAACAATTGTATctaaattataataatattaaaaatgttccaTTGCAGCTCTTTCTTTGTAAGAAATTACACTCTTTGGATCTTAGCTATAATAAGCTAACCTCCATCCCTGAAGAAATTGGTTATCTGACCAATCTGCAGTACTTGGCATTGACAAAAAACCATGTAAGTAGAACTTTGAATTACTACTTCAATCAGGTACTGACTTAACCTGCCATATTTTTTCTGGAGCAACCTCTGcttcaaaatgcttttgtgaTGCTCATGATTAAAGTAAACCCACTAAAGCTGGAAAAAGGGGTGGTGCTTGTTTAATCAATATAACTTTGGTGTCATCAAAGCTTGTATAATACTAAATACCACCCTGGTCTGTTGCAGCTTAAGGGCTCTGATCCAGAGATCGATTTCTGTAGTTGTCCTAACCTGTACTATATTTCTCTGCAGCTGTCTATCCTATATAGTATTTTAATGGAAGTGAACAGTGTTCAATTGTTACTATCAAATGTCAAGCTGAAAGCTGTAGTGAATCAACAGCTAGTTgatgagcagctcagctgtttgCGAAGAGGGAAATCATTATAGCTGTAACCTCATTAGCAGTCCTGAGCAGTCTGGTTCATTAGTATTGGGTCCAGGCTTGTGACTGAGGGCTTCTTTTGAGGTTTGTAATTGGTTTTTCACTGGTGAGGTTGGTTTTGAACGGACTGGAGTTACTGCTGTACTGTGCAGATAACTGCTGGTACAGGTTTTACAGCACAGGAGCTCCTAATGTCTCTTcacaatctgtattttttttttcttcatgaactgATTCTTAGGAGACAGAAGCCTATTTCTCCCTTGCCACCTGTGCATGCACGTGTTTTGTATGCACTTCTGCATATGCACACATGTGTATGCTTCCCCTGCCATGCTTATGTCTTCTGCCAAGAGCT comes from the Melopsittacus undulatus isolate bMelUnd1 chromosome 6, bMelUnd1.mat.Z, whole genome shotgun sequence genome and includes:
- the LRRC8B gene encoding volume-regulated anion channel subunit LRRC8B, whose product is MITLTELKYLADAQSSYHILKPWWDVFWYYLTMIMLLVAVLAGALQLTQTRVLCCLPCKLEYDNHCAVPWDLVKANLNMSASSTTQIIIPLKIQNDLHRQQYSYIDAVCYERELHWFAKFFPYLVLLHTFIFAACSNFWLYYPSTSSRLEHFVAILQKCFDSPWTTRALSETVAEQSVRKLPIAKSKAAISPPGSSVDIGASRQSLPYSQPGLEPTGRENSSSVLDKKEGEQAKAIFEKVKKFRVHVEEKDVIYTVYMKQIIVKVIVFVIIVIYVPYYLSFITLEIDCVVNVQAFTGYKRYQCVYSLAEIFKVLASFYVVLVIFYGLTCTYSLWWMLRSSLKQYSFEKLREKSNYSDIPDVKNDFAFILHLADQYDPLYSQRFSIFLSDLSENKLKQINLNNEWSVEKLKNKLVRNSQDKIELHLFMLNGLPDSVFELTEIEVLSLELIPEAKLPSAVTQLVNLKELNVYHSSLTMDYPAVSFLEENLKTLRLKSSEMGRIPFWVFHLKNLQELCLTGYFMLDHHSSIYNESFQGLKNLRSIHLKSNLSRIPQVVTDLLPSLQHLSINNEGNKLIVLNNLKKLLNLRTLELICCDLERIPHSIFTLNNLHEIDLKENNLRTVEEIISFQHLKNLSCLKLWHNSISYVPVQIGALSNLEQLYLNYNNIKNVPLQLFLCKKLHSLDLSYNKLTSIPEEIGYLTNLQYLALTKNHIEMLPDGLFQCKKLQFLLLGNNSLMNLSPCVGQLMNLVQLELIGNYLESLPAELEECQLLKRNSLIVEERLLKTLPPRVRERLQATSDKS